A stretch of the Cytobacillus sp. IB215665 genome encodes the following:
- a CDS encoding nucleoside deaminase produces MTRNDEYFMKQALDIAFQARTAGNEPFGAILVKGDEVVMIGENKINTLCDPTYHAEIGLIRKFCSEHNIFELSQYSLYTSCEPCVMCSGAMVWSNLGKIVYSVSHDQLAKIAGSNIMISCKEVFEKSPQKPVVVEKVLNEEGLKVFEGYKF; encoded by the coding sequence ATGACGAGAAATGATGAATATTTTATGAAACAAGCACTGGATATCGCTTTTCAAGCTAGAACGGCAGGAAATGAACCTTTTGGAGCTATATTAGTAAAAGGTGATGAAGTAGTGATGATTGGGGAAAACAAAATTAATACTTTGTGTGATCCAACTTACCATGCTGAAATTGGACTTATTAGAAAATTTTGTTCTGAACATAATATTTTTGAACTAAGTCAATATAGTCTTTATACTAGTTGTGAACCTTGTGTAATGTGCTCAGGAGCTATGGTTTGGTCCAATCTCGGAAAAATAGTATACAGTGTATCTCACGATCAATTAGCAAAAATAGCAGGTAGTAACATTATGATATCATGCAAAGAAGTATTTGAAAAAAGTCCTCAAAAACCAGTAGTGGTAGAGAAAGTACTAAATGAAGAGGGATTAAAAGTATTTGAAGGATATAAATTTTAA
- a CDS encoding alpha/beta hydrolase, with the protein MEIKYSNVTKNFRRLKLIGIALITIILLTLVSGFLYEHISYKNVKTNFPPDGKMIDVGGRDIHVNIQGEKTNLPPVVIEAGAGSWSDDWSYVQKELSKHTEVITYDRAGLGWSEPPPNGYSIDTTINDLSKILEYSNIDTPVILVGHSLGGLYTRLFTDKYPDKVSGLVLVDARNEYFTEKATTFNDVYFESQDQAIYRILSQFGIIRLFGEGMLGDAIPDYLSAEKQVNVQYDSDFFKITDEEFKQLRSLEKLLKDTQHLDDKPLLIITLSDTDREMILGTMGLGFSEEEAIFIDQQWKDAQKQQADITNNSELILVPNSGHNMMFDQPDAIIEAILKMAGEL; encoded by the coding sequence TTGGAAATTAAATATAGTAATGTTACTAAGAATTTTAGAAGGTTAAAATTAATAGGTATAGCTTTGATTACTATTATTCTACTTACATTGGTGTCTGGTTTTTTGTATGAACATATCAGTTACAAAAATGTTAAAACCAACTTTCCTCCAGATGGAAAAATGATAGATGTCGGAGGTCGAGATATACATGTGAATATTCAAGGGGAAAAAACGAATCTGCCACCTGTTGTTATTGAAGCAGGAGCTGGTTCATGGTCCGATGATTGGTCATACGTCCAGAAAGAGCTATCAAAGCATACCGAAGTAATTACTTATGACCGAGCAGGGCTTGGGTGGAGTGAGCCACCTCCAAATGGATATAGTATCGATACCACAATTAATGATTTAAGTAAAATTCTCGAATATTCTAATATTGACACCCCTGTAATATTAGTGGGGCATTCCCTTGGAGGACTTTATACTCGTCTCTTTACAGATAAGTATCCAGATAAGGTTTCAGGCTTAGTTCTTGTTGATGCACGAAATGAATATTTTACAGAAAAAGCTACTACATTTAATGATGTGTATTTTGAGTCACAAGACCAAGCAATATATCGTATATTATCGCAATTTGGAATTATACGCCTATTTGGGGAGGGAATGCTTGGCGATGCAATTCCCGATTACCTTTCAGCAGAAAAGCAGGTCAATGTTCAATATGACTCTGATTTTTTCAAAATAACCGATGAAGAATTCAAACAATTAAGATCATTAGAGAAGCTATTGAAGGATACTCAACACCTAGATGATAAGCCCCTACTAATTATTACACTAAGTGATACTGATAGAGAAATGATATTAGGTACAATGGGATTAGGATTTTCAGAAGAAGAGGCAATTTTCATCGATCAGCAATGGAAAGATGCTCAAAAACAACAAGCCGATATAACCAACAATAGTGAGCTTATTTTAGTCCCAAATAGCGGTCACAATATGATGTTTGACCAACCTGATGCAATTATTGAAGCTATTTTGAAAATGGCTGGTGAATTATAA
- the proC gene encoding pyrroline-5-carboxylate reductase — translation MLQNEKVAFLGAGSMAEAMISGLIYTKKIPNSHIIVSNQSNMERLRTLEDRYGIRGDTKDDINFSEIDFFVLAMKPKDAESALTFLKNKIKPNQVILSVMAGITTTFIEERLNEGQQVIRVMPNTSSMVRESATGVSTGSNVEMDKVMIVKQILECFGEVYFIEEEKMDLFTGIAGSGPAYFYYLIEQIERAAVDGGIEEETARKISVQTMLGASKMIMERDESPSKLRENVTSPNGTTQAGLDALQKFGGGKAIKQAVKTAAKRSKEINKEYL, via the coding sequence ATGTTACAAAACGAAAAGGTTGCATTTTTAGGTGCTGGTTCAATGGCAGAAGCTATGATATCAGGGCTGATTTATACAAAGAAGATTCCAAATAGCCATATCATTGTAAGTAATCAAAGTAATATGGAAAGACTACGCACACTTGAGGATAGATACGGGATTCGTGGAGATACAAAGGATGATATCAATTTTTCTGAAATAGATTTTTTTGTTTTAGCTATGAAGCCAAAAGATGCGGAATCAGCTCTAACATTTTTAAAGAATAAAATAAAACCGAATCAAGTTATTTTATCAGTAATGGCAGGTATCACAACAACTTTTATAGAGGAACGATTAAATGAAGGACAGCAAGTAATAAGAGTAATGCCAAATACTTCTAGTATGGTAAGAGAATCGGCAACTGGGGTGTCTACTGGATCTAATGTTGAAATGGACAAAGTAATGATAGTAAAGCAAATATTAGAGTGCTTTGGTGAAGTTTACTTTATTGAGGAAGAGAAAATGGATCTATTTACTGGAATTGCCGGCAGTGGTCCAGCTTATTTTTACTATTTAATAGAACAAATTGAACGAGCAGCAGTTGACGGGGGTATAGAAGAAGAAACAGCACGAAAAATTAGTGTTCAAACAATGCTAGGTGCATCTAAAATGATTATGGAACGAGACGAATCTCCATCAAAGTTAAGAGAAAATGTAACATCTCCAAATGGAACAACACAAGCTGGGTTAGATGCGTTACAAAAATTTGGCGGAGGCAAGGCAATTAAGCAAGCAGTCAAAACAGCTGCAAAACGATCAAAGGAAATTAATAAAGAGTATCTATAA
- a CDS encoding AAA family ATPase: protein MKRLAIITVGKTHSGKTTFAKALEKKLNNSFVMDQDNHAEFINTYYEKLQPKQGPNILKHSISTLIVNYAKEHTDFHIISCSANRTRKGRKFLLEEIYDKDEFVRILVHFDIPDEILYDRVIHSQRSTNIFRGPYSNFKEVLLRQQAESQLDGVVDPEEGDADHLFIIKDNKEVDSVIKEIVHISKSL, encoded by the coding sequence ATGAAAAGATTAGCTATTATCACAGTAGGTAAAACTCATAGTGGAAAAACTACATTTGCAAAAGCTTTAGAGAAAAAGTTAAATAATTCTTTTGTAATGGATCAAGATAACCATGCTGAATTTATAAATACATATTACGAGAAGCTACAACCAAAACAAGGACCTAACATTCTAAAGCATTCTATCTCAACCTTAATTGTTAATTATGCCAAAGAACACACGGACTTTCATATTATTTCTTGCAGTGCAAATCGAACTAGAAAAGGGAGAAAGTTTTTGCTGGAGGAAATATATGATAAAGATGAGTTTGTACGTATATTGGTTCATTTTGATATTCCAGATGAAATTCTCTATGACCGTGTTATTCATAGTCAACGAAGTACAAATATATTCAGGGGACCTTATTCAAATTTTAAGGAAGTGCTCTTGAGACAACAGGCTGAATCACAATTAGATGGTGTTGTTGATCCAGAAGAGGGAGATGCAGATCATTTATTTATAATTAAAGATAACAAGGAAGTTGATTCTGTTATTAAAGAAATCGTTCATATTTCTAAATCTTTATGA
- a CDS encoding metal ABC transporter solute-binding protein, Zn/Mn family has product MKKKLMLLLTSLLTFIILATGCSDDTTQTNKSDGLITVTTTIGQIADIVENVGGEYVEVTPLMGPGIDPHLFQASQGDIKKLSEADIIFYNGLHLEGKMNEIFEKMRAEKPTYAVSETVPEDMLIAKQGDTKAVDPHVWFDTDLWAYSVKAVSEGLAQLDPDNADTYHANAEKYIDTLKEIKAYAEEQLAQIPEESRVLVTAHDAFGYFGDAYGIEVMGLQGLSTDAEYGLKDVQNLVDLLVDRKIKAVFIESSISEKSINAVVEGAKEQEHEVTIGGSLYSDAMGEQGTEEGTYEGMYMHNIDTIVSALK; this is encoded by the coding sequence ATGAAGAAAAAACTAATGTTATTGCTTACTAGTTTGTTAACTTTTATCATCTTAGCTACTGGATGTAGTGATGATACAACACAAACTAATAAATCAGATGGCCTGATTACGGTTACGACGACAATCGGTCAAATCGCAGATATTGTTGAAAATGTAGGCGGTGAGTATGTGGAAGTAACGCCACTTATGGGGCCTGGGATAGATCCTCATTTATTTCAAGCTTCTCAAGGGGATATTAAGAAATTGAGTGAAGCAGATATTATTTTTTATAACGGACTACATTTAGAAGGAAAAATGAACGAAATATTTGAAAAAATGAGAGCTGAAAAGCCTACGTATGCTGTAAGTGAGACAGTTCCTGAAGATATGTTGATAGCAAAACAAGGAGATACAAAAGCTGTAGATCCACATGTTTGGTTTGACACTGACCTTTGGGCATATTCTGTAAAAGCCGTTAGTGAGGGGTTAGCACAGTTGGACCCTGACAATGCGGATACTTATCATGCCAATGCTGAAAAGTATATTGACACTTTAAAAGAAATAAAGGCGTACGCTGAAGAACAGCTTGCTCAAATACCAGAAGAAAGTCGTGTCCTTGTTACAGCTCATGATGCATTTGGCTATTTTGGGGATGCATATGGTATTGAGGTAATGGGTTTACAAGGGTTAAGTACTGATGCAGAGTATGGTCTAAAAGATGTTCAAAATTTAGTAGATTTATTAGTTGATAGAAAAATTAAAGCAGTATTTATTGAGAGTAGTATTTCCGAAAAATCAATTAATGCTGTCGTTGAAGGTGCAAAAGAACAAGAACATGAAGTAACAATTGGGGGATCATTGTATTCAGATGCAATGGGGGAACAAGGAACTGAAGAAGGTACGTATGAAGGAATGTATATGCATAATATTGATACGATTGTTTCAGCGTTGAAATAA
- a CDS encoding metal ABC transporter ATP-binding protein, translating into MNPVQVENVTVAYHRKPVLQEVSFTVPEGKLIGVIGPNGAGKSTLIKAILGLIPKASGDVQIYGKPYKAQRQLVGYVPQRGSVDWDFPTNALDVVLMGRYGHVGWFRRPHKKDVEFALSCLDKVGMKEFANRQISQLSGGQQQRVFLARALAQDATVYFMDEPFVGVDAATEKAIVALLTELKSQGKTVLVVHHDLQTVKEYFDWVLLLNMRKIAIGPTEEVFTIDNLQKTYGGRLAFLEHGNALVEQ; encoded by the coding sequence ATGAATCCAGTACAAGTAGAAAACGTCACAGTTGCATATCATCGCAAGCCCGTATTACAAGAAGTGAGCTTCACTGTTCCAGAGGGAAAGCTTATAGGTGTAATCGGTCCTAATGGAGCTGGGAAGTCGACGTTAATTAAAGCAATACTGGGGTTAATTCCTAAGGCAAGTGGAGATGTTCAAATTTATGGAAAGCCGTATAAAGCTCAACGACAGCTTGTAGGGTACGTACCACAAAGAGGCTCTGTTGATTGGGATTTCCCAACAAATGCATTAGATGTAGTTTTAATGGGGAGATACGGTCACGTTGGATGGTTTCGCAGGCCGCATAAGAAGGATGTAGAGTTTGCTCTTTCTTGTCTAGATAAAGTTGGGATGAAGGAGTTTGCTAATAGACAAATTAGTCAGTTATCAGGTGGACAACAGCAACGTGTATTTCTTGCAAGAGCATTGGCACAAGATGCTACAGTATATTTTATGGATGAACCTTTTGTTGGTGTCGACGCAGCTACTGAAAAAGCAATCGTTGCTTTATTGACAGAATTAAAATCACAAGGAAAAACAGTGCTCGTTGTACATCATGATTTACAAACAGTAAAGGAATATTTTGATTGGGTGCTGCTTTTAAACATGAGGAAAATCGCAATTGGTCCTACAGAAGAAGTATTTACAATTGATAATTTACAAAAAACATACGGTGGACGATTGGCATTTCTTGAACACGGAAATGCATTAGTTGAACAATAG
- a CDS encoding iron chelate uptake ABC transporter family permease subunit: MWATLISTLSDANTQWVLIGTVLLGIASGVLGSFALLRKQSLLGDAMAHAALPGICIAFLLYGSKSIVLFLIGAAISGLIATYFIQSIISFTRIKEDTAIGLILSVFFGFGIVLLTFIAQNSSGNQSGLDDFIFGQAASLIGTDVKVISGVAITMLVITLLLFKEFKLLTFDPQFAKGIGLPTGVLNALLMVLIVGAVVIGLQAVGVVLMAAMLITPAIAARYWTERLDYMVIISGTIGAVSGILGTLISTTTTGMPTGPLIIVAATIIFLVSMIFAPNRGLLMKGIRLLKLRKLVAKENILLSLYDIAEEMINTDNSHYLRAIEAREINKKRPLSSRQLNKVLLKFSKEGIVKKEHNLSWRLTEKGLYEAYNVVLKHRLMEIYLMHEMKFAALHVKHDNHSSILDLPKNVVDELKQLLIQHGRQPKLVPSSEGSLHTVFSPTTTETHRQKVKGHGGASS, from the coding sequence ATGTGGGCTACACTCATTAGCACGTTATCAGATGCAAATACTCAATGGGTGTTAATAGGAACCGTTTTATTAGGGATTGCTAGTGGTGTGTTAGGGAGCTTTGCATTACTTCGAAAGCAGAGTTTACTAGGAGATGCGATGGCACATGCTGCTTTACCTGGGATATGTATTGCTTTTTTACTTTACGGTTCAAAGTCAATTGTGTTATTTCTAATCGGTGCAGCAATTTCAGGCTTAATAGCAACTTATTTTATTCAGTCTATAATATCCTTTACGAGAATTAAGGAAGATACAGCGATTGGCTTAATTCTATCTGTGTTTTTTGGTTTTGGAATTGTTTTATTAACATTTATTGCACAAAACAGTTCCGGGAATCAAAGCGGTTTAGACGACTTTATCTTTGGGCAAGCTGCATCGCTAATAGGTACGGATGTAAAAGTTATATCTGGTGTAGCTATAACGATGCTCGTTATTACATTACTATTGTTTAAAGAATTTAAGCTTCTAACATTTGACCCTCAGTTTGCAAAGGGGATTGGATTACCAACGGGTGTATTAAATGCATTACTAATGGTACTAATAGTTGGGGCAGTTGTCATTGGCTTACAAGCAGTTGGAGTTGTCCTCATGGCAGCTATGCTTATTACACCAGCCATAGCGGCGCGATATTGGACAGAGAGGCTTGATTACATGGTCATCATTTCTGGTACAATAGGTGCAGTTTCAGGAATATTAGGCACTTTAATTAGTACGACAACAACAGGTATGCCTACAGGCCCGTTAATCATCGTTGCAGCAACTATCATCTTTCTTGTTTCGATGATTTTTGCACCAAATCGCGGCTTATTAATGAAAGGAATTCGTTTGCTAAAGCTTAGAAAACTCGTAGCGAAGGAAAATATATTACTATCTTTATATGATATTGCTGAAGAAATGATTAATACTGACAATAGTCATTATCTCCGTGCAATTGAAGCAAGAGAGATTAACAAAAAACGGCCTCTATCGAGTCGGCAGTTAAACAAAGTATTATTGAAATTTTCAAAAGAAGGTATTGTGAAAAAAGAACATAATCTTTCATGGCGTTTAACCGAAAAAGGTTTATATGAAGCTTATAATGTAGTATTAAAACATAGATTAATGGAAATTTATTTAATGCACGAGATGAAATTTGCAGCACTTCATGTAAAACATGATAATCATTCATCAATATTAGATTTACCGAAAAATGTAGTTGACGAGTTGAAGCAATTATTAATTCAACACGGAAGGCAACCAAAGCTTGTGCCTAGTTCGGAAGGCAGCTTACACACTGTTTTTAGCCCTACAACAACTGAAACGCATCGACAAAAGGTAAAAGGACATGGAGGGGCAAGCTCATGA
- a CDS encoding metal ABC transporter permease gives MSYAAWIIITGSLVGITCGMIGCFLILRKMAMLADAISHTVLLGIVGAYLISNSLDGINMLIGAVIVGLLTAFFVQLLDSSGVQSDAAIGVVFTSLFAVGVILLSLYADNVHLDVDHALMGEITFIPWDTIEIAGYDLGPKAVWMLGSVLVINLILIILFYKEIKIASFDPEMALALGIPVMFIHYLLMGMVSISTVASFDSVGAILVVAMLIVPGATAYLLTERLSIMLVISAIIGVLAAVLGYYAAVLWNVSIAGAMATAAGIIFAITFFLSPKHGLLSRWLARRKVTINEL, from the coding sequence ATGAGTTATGCAGCTTGGATAATCATTACTGGTTCACTTGTAGGTATTACTTGTGGCATGATCGGATGTTTTTTAATATTGCGTAAAATGGCGATGCTTGCAGATGCAATTAGCCACACAGTTTTATTAGGGATTGTTGGAGCTTATTTAATAAGCAATAGCTTAGACGGGATAAACATGCTAATAGGGGCTGTTATCGTAGGCTTACTTACTGCTTTTTTTGTTCAGCTTCTTGATTCAAGTGGAGTACAATCAGATGCAGCTATAGGTGTAGTCTTTACTTCGTTGTTTGCAGTCGGTGTTATTCTACTCTCATTATACGCTGATAATGTACATCTAGATGTTGATCATGCGTTGATGGGTGAGATCACATTTATCCCATGGGATACAATTGAAATTGCGGGCTACGATTTAGGTCCAAAGGCAGTATGGATGTTAGGTTCTGTACTTGTCATAAACCTCATTTTGATTATTTTATTTTATAAGGAAATAAAAATAGCTTCCTTCGATCCAGAAATGGCGTTAGCATTAGGAATTCCAGTTATGTTTATACACTATTTACTTATGGGGATGGTATCCATTTCGACTGTTGCATCCTTCGATAGTGTAGGGGCAATTCTTGTTGTTGCAATGCTCATCGTACCTGGTGCAACAGCCTATTTATTAACAGAAAGGCTTAGCATCATGCTCGTCATAAGTGCTATTATCGGGGTGTTAGCAGCTGTTCTTGGCTACTATGCAGCCGTCTTATGGAATGTATCAATCGCTGGAGCAATGGCAACAGCTGCTGGGATCATCTTCGCTATTACATTTTTCTTATCACCCAAGCATGGATTACTGTCCAGGTGGTTAGCTAGAAGAAAAGTTACCATTAACGAATTATAA
- a CDS encoding GNAT family N-acetyltransferase encodes MISNKWKIRKAKVSDAKDLKNCMDASYSVYMNRFKEKLPPMNVDYEEEIALYPVWVAESDKDVIGGLILLFEDEYSTIANVAVHPNYQGIGLGRSLLQFAETEARSRGYMEIRLATHVLLTENISYYLHLGWIEFDRDAKRVYMKKNI; translated from the coding sequence ATGATTAGTAATAAGTGGAAAATAAGAAAAGCGAAGGTTAGTGATGCAAAGGATCTTAAAAACTGTATGGATGCATCTTACTCGGTGTACATGAATAGATTCAAAGAGAAACTTCCACCGATGAATGTTGATTATGAAGAGGAGATAGCATTATATCCGGTATGGGTAGCAGAATCTGATAAAGACGTAATTGGTGGTCTGATTTTGTTGTTTGAGGATGAATATTCTACTATAGCTAATGTGGCAGTACATCCTAACTATCAAGGAATAGGTTTAGGAAGAAGTCTTTTACAATTTGCGGAAACAGAAGCAAGAAGCAGAGGGTATATGGAAATACGGTTAGCAACTCATGTATTATTGACAGAGAATATTTCTTATTATCTACATTTAGGTTGGATTGAGTTTGATCGGGACGCTAAGCGTGTTTATATGAAAAAAAATATATAA